One window from the genome of Planktothrix serta PCC 8927 encodes:
- a CDS encoding peptidoglycan-binding domain-containing protein — protein MDTLAYNHLVSAYESPRQPHLNGGLVLFRGINWSQMSTACWMPIVAAAIGLSVVSVSQPASAALYRGDSGYGVKQVQYALQNQGYLNARATGYFGSYTKHAVMAFQRANGLHPDGVVGPATASALGVGGYHKPKKPSYTYASYGCTRHCGGGSGYLSRGDSSYHVKKLQNRLANLGYFNANSTGYYGKLTAHAVKSFQADCGLSVDGIAGPATLAALGI, from the coding sequence ATGGATACGCTTGCTTATAATCATCTCGTTTCTGCTTATGAGTCTCCTCGCCAACCCCATCTCAACGGGGGCTTGGTACTATTCCGAGGTATAAATTGGAGTCAAATGTCAACGGCTTGCTGGATGCCGATTGTCGCAGCAGCCATTGGCTTATCGGTGGTGAGTGTCAGCCAACCCGCCAGCGCAGCCCTTTACCGAGGCGATAGTGGCTATGGTGTTAAACAGGTTCAATATGCGTTACAGAACCAAGGTTATTTAAACGCCAGAGCAACGGGTTACTTTGGCTCCTACACAAAACACGCCGTCATGGCTTTTCAACGAGCTAATGGCTTACATCCCGATGGAGTAGTCGGCCCAGCAACAGCATCAGCGTTAGGAGTCGGTGGATATCATAAACCGAAAAAGCCTAGCTATACTTATGCCAGTTATGGCTGTACTCGTCATTGTGGCGGGGGTAGTGGCTATCTATCGCGGGGTGACAGTAGCTACCATGTCAAAAAACTGCAAAATCGTTTAGCTAACCTGGGTTATTTTAATGCGAACTCCACAGGCTACTATGGAAAACTAACAGCCCATGCTGTTAAATCCTTCCAAGCAGATTGTGGACTCTCCGTCGATGGTATTGCTGGCCCTGCAACTCTGGCCGCATTAGGAATTTAG
- a CDS encoding NAD-binding protein, with translation MRSPHPNSSKSIKAGGSALYAPTFDKKLQQMLEENYQNYNFPTKHLLKDTNLFLQEAVKMGLNASLLEGVKAILEATQKLGKSDDDYSALFTTIKP, from the coding sequence GTGAGGTCTCCTCACCCAAATTCCTCCAAATCAATCAAAGCAGGAGGAAGTGCGTTATATGCTCCTACTTTTGATAAAAAATTACAACAGATGTTAGAAGAAAATTATCAAAATTATAATTTTCCCACGAAACATTTATTAAAAGATACGAATTTGTTTCTACAAGAAGCTGTCAAAATGGGATTAAATGCAAGTTTATTAGAAGGAGTAAAAGCAATATTAGAAGCAACCCAAAAACTCGGAAAATCAGACGATGATTATTCCGCCCTATTTACCACCATCAAACCGTAG
- a CDS encoding serine/threonine-protein kinase yields the protein MVGQLLDGRYQVIDVIESTEFGKTYLAKDTRRPGESLCFVKHLHLAPEDAKLVNVARRRFQQEAKILEKLSQHDQIPQLLAYFEENREFYLVESYVAGHSLTDEIIPGRPLPENQVINLLTDVLGILRFVHQQGVIHRDIKPSNLIRRQSDGKMMLLDFGAVQEINLNSNQDSPASRVGTLEYMPIEQFQCHPHFNSDIYALGMIAIQALTGLPASELPKLRSNNGSDTGEIFWRHLAIVSVELGDILDKMVRSDYRQRYQSTDEVLADLKTIRLSASPNLSKLEIYREEVKSCANHHRGEISIVGRQILEELRFNLDLLPEEAEAIEDEILNPYRKYREKGERYEQALIATLQQEYPFTPETREELQRLQQLLGLTDEDIATIEKQVLPQSILTQFLQFIQKFKFTLPQPPSRNVQNIESKSLKKPRLSQLLWLGLGLLSLLGIILAISEYQKWQNLKQLETQQLNTVNGFLATGNYDQCLDEAQKISENSRQNQAIQNLIQKCRDQVFWKTVTPQDFAQHSDAVWAVTFSPDGQTIASGSQDTTLKLWDLKSGTETKSLEGDFSPIYSVDFNSDGTEISSGSGLWRILEWNLTTGQAYLPLEHLATIWSVDVSPDNQKIASASGDKTVKIWDRKTGAILENLTDHQDQVYAAVFSPDGQLLVTGSQDQTIKIWQVETGELLNTLTGHLEAVRSLTISPDGKTIVSGSLDDTVKIWNLETGALIRTLTGHTNDVLSVAISPDNNIIASGSRDKTIKLWNLETGKLLNTLTGHQDDIYSVKFSPDGNRLVSGSKDKTIKLWLR from the coding sequence ATGGTTGGTCAGCTTTTAGATGGACGCTATCAAGTCATAGACGTGATTGAGTCAACAGAGTTCGGGAAAACCTATCTCGCCAAAGATACTCGGCGACCGGGTGAATCGTTGTGTTTTGTTAAACATTTGCATCTCGCCCCAGAAGATGCCAAACTCGTTAATGTAGCCCGTCGTCGCTTTCAACAAGAAGCCAAGATCCTAGAGAAACTCTCCCAACATGATCAAATTCCGCAACTATTGGCTTATTTTGAAGAAAATCGAGAATTTTATTTAGTTGAATCTTATGTTGCGGGTCATTCATTAACAGATGAGATTATACCGGGTCGGCCATTACCGGAAAATCAAGTTATAAATTTACTAACTGATGTGTTAGGAATTCTCCGGTTTGTGCATCAACAGGGCGTGATTCATCGGGATATTAAACCCAGTAATTTAATCCGTCGTCAAAGCGATGGAAAAATGATGTTACTGGATTTTGGGGCGGTTCAAGAAATCAATCTGAACTCCAATCAAGATTCCCCCGCCAGTCGCGTTGGAACCCTTGAATATATGCCTATTGAACAATTCCAATGTCATCCCCATTTTAATAGTGATATTTATGCGTTGGGGATGATTGCAATTCAAGCATTAACGGGTTTACCTGCATCGGAACTGCCAAAACTGCGAAGCAATAATGGTTCAGATACAGGAGAAATATTTTGGCGACATTTAGCAATTGTCAGTGTTGAATTGGGCGATATTTTAGATAAGATGGTTCGCTCTGATTATCGCCAACGCTATCAATCGACGGATGAAGTTTTAGCCGATCTTAAAACCATTCGTCTATCCGCTTCTCCTAACCTCTCTAAACTAGAAATTTATCGAGAAGAAGTTAAAAGTTGTGCCAACCATCATCGCGGTGAAATTTCGATTGTAGGTCGGCAAATTTTAGAAGAACTACGTTTTAATTTAGACCTGTTACCCGAAGAAGCAGAAGCCATTGAAGATGAAATTTTAAACCCCTATCGTAAATATCGGGAAAAAGGAGAACGGTATGAACAAGCTTTAATTGCAACCCTACAACAAGAGTATCCTTTTACGCCTGAAACCCGTGAAGAATTACAACGATTACAACAACTTTTGGGCTTGACGGATGAAGATATTGCAACGATTGAAAAGCAGGTTTTACCGCAATCAATTTTAACTCAATTCCTTCAATTCATTCAGAAGTTTAAATTCACACTTCCTCAACCTCCCTCTCGAAATGTTCAAAATATAGAGTCTAAATCCCTTAAAAAACCTCGTCTTTCTCAACTGCTTTGGTTAGGCTTAGGATTGCTGAGTTTATTAGGAATTATTCTCGCAATATCTGAATATCAAAAATGGCAGAATTTAAAACAATTAGAAACGCAACAATTGAATACTGTTAATGGATTTTTGGCTACCGGAAATTATGATCAATGTTTAGATGAAGCTCAAAAGATTTCCGAAAATTCTCGTCAAAATCAAGCGATTCAAAATTTGATTCAAAAATGTCGAGATCAAGTCTTTTGGAAAACCGTTACCCCTCAAGATTTTGCCCAACATTCTGATGCAGTTTGGGCTGTTACTTTCAGTCCCGATGGTCAAACTATAGCCAGTGGAAGTCAAGATACAACCCTAAAATTATGGGATCTTAAAAGTGGCACAGAAACTAAAAGTTTAGAGGGAGATTTTTCTCCGATTTATTCTGTAGATTTTAACTCGGATGGTACAGAAATTTCTTCTGGGAGTGGGTTATGGCGTATATTAGAATGGAATCTGACCACTGGACAAGCCTATTTACCCTTAGAACATTTAGCCACAATCTGGTCAGTTGATGTCAGTCCTGATAATCAAAAAATTGCTAGTGCGAGTGGGGATAAAACTGTCAAAATTTGGGATCGAAAAACGGGTGCAATTTTAGAGAATTTAACTGATCATCAAGATCAGGTTTATGCGGCTGTTTTTAGTCCCGATGGTCAACTTTTAGTTACAGGTTCTCAAGATCAAACAATTAAAATTTGGCAGGTAGAAACCGGAGAATTATTAAACACTCTCACCGGACATTTAGAAGCGGTGCGATCGCTAACCATTAGCCCCGATGGTAAAACTATTGTCAGTGGAAGTTTAGATGATACGGTAAAAATTTGGAACCTAGAAACCGGAGCTTTAATTCGTACCCTTACCGGACATACTAACGATGTCTTATCCGTTGCTATCAGTCCCGATAATAATATTATTGCCAGTGGAAGCCGGGATAAAACGATTAAATTGTGGAACCTGGAAACCGGAAAATTATTAAACACCTTAACCGGACATCAAGATGATATTTATTCGGTTAAATTTAGCCCCGATGGCAATCGTTTGGTCAGTGGAAGTAAAGACAAAACGATTAAATTGTGGTTACGTTAA
- the rsmD gene encoding 16S rRNA (guanine(966)-N(2))-methyltransferase RsmD, with the protein MSLRIYGNRLLKTLPGEETRPTLARVREAVFNIWQGKIQGCRWLDLCTGSGSMGAEALCRGATVVIGIEQHGKACQVIQENWQKIADSSQEFKVIRGDILGKLKILSGQQFDCIYFDPPYNSNLYQPTLEAIAQYQLLSPDGEIAVEHHPHRWQIQPVMALENCREKIYGNCALTFYCLK; encoded by the coding sequence TTGAGTTTAAGAATTTATGGAAATCGCTTACTTAAAACCTTACCCGGAGAAGAAACTCGCCCTACATTAGCCAGGGTGAGGGAAGCGGTTTTTAATATTTGGCAAGGCAAAATACAAGGCTGTCGCTGGTTAGATTTATGTACAGGAAGTGGCTCAATGGGCGCTGAAGCTTTATGTCGAGGGGCGACAGTTGTTATTGGCATAGAACAACATGGAAAAGCTTGTCAAGTGATACAAGAAAATTGGCAAAAAATAGCAGATTCTTCCCAAGAATTTAAAGTTATTCGAGGGGATATTTTAGGGAAATTAAAAATCTTATCGGGTCAACAATTTGATTGTATTTATTTTGATCCGCCCTATAATAGCAATCTTTATCAACCGACCTTAGAAGCGATCGCCCAATATCAACTCCTGTCTCCCGATGGAGAAATAGCCGTAGAACATCATCCTCATCGTTGGCAAATTCAACCTGTTATGGCGTTAGAAAATTGTCGAGAAAAAATCTACGGAAATTGTGCTTTAACGTTTTATTGTTTAAAATGA
- a CDS encoding 3'(2'),5'-bisphosphate nucleotidase translates to MSYEQEKQIAIAATLAAGKLCEKVRQNIPPAMEKSDKSPVTVADYGSQAIICKALAEAFPNDPVVGEEDATELQTPEMAENLAKITQYVQEIIPDATSELVTNWINKGNGKVEKRFWTLDPIDGTKGFLRQDQYAIALALIEDGEVKVGVMGCPAYPVENHEPGALFVAVRGQGSTMIILATGEEIPIQVVPANDTENLRFVGSVEASHGDLDRQDAVAKAVGIIAPAIKIDSQAKYGAVASGKAALYLRLPSPKTPNYRENIWDHAAGAIVVEEAGGRVSDMLGKPLDFASNPKMLDNRGIIVSNGIIHDTVLATLNP, encoded by the coding sequence ATGTCCTACGAACAAGAAAAACAAATTGCCATTGCAGCCACATTAGCCGCCGGAAAACTGTGTGAAAAAGTGCGTCAAAATATCCCACCCGCAATGGAAAAAAGTGATAAAAGTCCGGTGACAGTTGCAGATTATGGTTCTCAAGCGATTATTTGTAAAGCCTTAGCAGAAGCGTTTCCCAATGATCCTGTTGTCGGGGAAGAAGATGCAACGGAATTGCAAACCCCAGAAATGGCAGAAAATTTAGCAAAAATCACCCAATATGTACAAGAAATTATTCCTGATGCGACCTCAGAATTAGTCACAAATTGGATTAATAAAGGAAATGGAAAGGTTGAAAAACGGTTTTGGACATTAGACCCCATTGATGGAACAAAGGGCTTTTTAAGACAAGATCAATATGCTATTGCTTTAGCTTTAATTGAAGATGGAGAAGTCAAAGTTGGGGTGATGGGATGTCCGGCTTATCCGGTGGAAAATCACGAACCTGGGGCGTTATTTGTGGCGGTTAGAGGACAAGGATCAACGATGATCATTTTAGCAACAGGAGAAGAAATTCCGATTCAAGTTGTACCTGCCAATGATACAGAAAATCTGCGATTTGTAGGCAGTGTGGAAGCCAGTCATGGTGATCTTGATCGTCAGGATGCTGTAGCAAAAGCGGTGGGAATTATTGCTCCGGCTATTAAGATCGATTCTCAGGCAAAATATGGGGCGGTGGCGTCTGGAAAAGCGGCGTTATATTTGCGACTTCCTTCTCCTAAAACCCCTAATTATCGAGAGAATATTTGGGATCATGCGGCGGGGGCAATTGTAGTTGAAGAAGCGGGAGGACGAGTGAGCGATATGTTGGGTAAACCCTTGGATTTTGCCTCTAATCCTAAGATGTTAGATAACCGGGGTATTATTGTTAGTAATGGGATTATTCATGACACAGTTTTAGCGACATTAAATCCCTAA
- a CDS encoding dynamin family protein, whose translation MDISLINSESLALLSRMAGQELQKKDATPAVVFMASLLCVLMGVIYQDGKITPQERERWQTNLTRLIPPNSNLKKLVPIFTKHILFLRIYKNFNDLLLLMSTLSDSEKLLLIGFGYQMSASDGEIELREKDYLENLADQINIDSRHIQIFESAFSDLVIEDQEALIEVHSLLDPAQFQLLDNIFVLAAKNIIEVLPAKPRLKRDKIRVLPNYDNLKQFQDYRQQLNNICDQFYKIIAQDKHQAWSKSLIHDIQEISKKNQSKRFRVTVVGEFSQGKSTFLNALVGEEIQPVREIPCTGVVSVLRYGEQKRVICCYKDGHQEDIPIENYQEKASISEEAAIGNLSDELAHCEIEEIIFEHPDLDICSSGVEIIDSPGLNEHPDREAITQKILKDTDAAIFITSASRCLAKSERDVIEGLKVTLNTGLSDQPANNLFILVNFWDLVQTEKGRNQIPKRIEENIQGKNPIISGENRIHYISAKLALDAIVNNEHNEYIETFDYFINCIQDFLVNERGKIEVTSNVNRIQALTEIADNDLKQFEKILDGKIKISESAKLEIFEKIGEASGRDLRILEQAKYSVAISLEYAAESWNEWVEELQDRIAKKADTWTSEHSPFVDKEKVLQDYCEQFTQDISEEIQNWIDDLQSEILSQQVKELNNLIHSELEAIRIDLQKLGNQLGTNLDEQFTSSMASNIRANNLGINSFRAGSKNDDEGGFNMFGSLGAGGLTTGALLGILGLGFIPALLVGGLAAVIGGFLFGGPDENEVYNQCKWQVYDLGFKKFFESEEETFNTIIENIELVYQERYLVFADFIEQAMALYENLIEQQEEAHTKTLEEKEKTIVWINEQHQKLKKIQNELNAIVTEVNR comes from the coding sequence ATGGACATCAGCTTAATTAACTCTGAGTCTCTAGCTTTACTATCACGGATGGCAGGGCAAGAACTCCAGAAAAAAGATGCTACCCCGGCGGTAGTTTTTATGGCTTCGTTGCTGTGCGTACTGATGGGCGTTATTTACCAGGATGGTAAAATTACACCACAAGAAAGAGAACGTTGGCAAACTAATCTAACTCGCCTGATCCCTCCTAACAGTAATTTAAAAAAATTAGTCCCTATTTTTACAAAACATATTCTTTTTCTTAGAATATATAAAAACTTTAATGACTTATTGTTATTGATGTCTACTCTGTCTGATTCCGAGAAACTGTTATTAATCGGTTTTGGTTATCAAATGTCGGCTTCAGATGGTGAGATAGAACTTAGAGAAAAAGATTATTTAGAAAACCTGGCTGATCAAATTAATATTGACTCTCGACATATACAAATTTTTGAATCCGCTTTTAGCGACCTAGTTATTGAAGATCAAGAAGCTCTTATTGAAGTTCATAGTTTACTTGATCCGGCTCAATTTCAATTATTAGATAATATTTTTGTTTTAGCTGCTAAAAATATTATTGAAGTTTTACCCGCAAAACCCAGATTAAAGCGAGATAAAATTCGCGTTTTACCTAATTATGATAACCTGAAACAATTTCAGGATTATCGCCAACAATTAAATAATATTTGTGATCAATTTTATAAAATTATTGCTCAAGATAAGCATCAAGCCTGGTCGAAAAGTTTAATTCATGATATCCAAGAAATTTCTAAAAAAAATCAATCAAAACGGTTTCGTGTAACGGTGGTTGGAGAATTTAGTCAAGGAAAATCAACCTTTTTAAATGCGTTAGTCGGTGAAGAAATCCAACCTGTACGAGAAATTCCTTGTACTGGGGTCGTGAGTGTTTTACGATATGGAGAGCAAAAACGGGTCATTTGTTGTTATAAAGATGGGCATCAAGAAGATATTCCTATAGAAAATTATCAAGAAAAAGCGAGTATTTCGGAAGAAGCTGCTATTGGAAATTTAAGTGATGAACTGGCTCATTGTGAAATTGAGGAAATTATTTTTGAACATCCTGATTTAGACATTTGTAGCAGTGGAGTTGAAATTATTGATTCTCCTGGGTTGAATGAACATCCTGATCGAGAAGCAATTACTCAAAAGATTCTTAAAGATACGGACGCAGCTATTTTTATCACCAGTGCTTCCCGTTGTTTGGCTAAATCAGAACGAGATGTGATAGAAGGATTAAAAGTTACCTTAAATACAGGATTATCTGATCAACCTGCTAATAATCTTTTTATTTTAGTTAATTTTTGGGATTTGGTACAAACTGAGAAGGGACGCAATCAAATTCCTAAACGAATTGAAGAAAACATTCAAGGTAAAAACCCCATTATTTCAGGAGAAAATCGAATTCACTATATTTCTGCAAAATTAGCCTTAGATGCTATTGTGAATAATGAGCATAATGAATACATAGAAACTTTTGATTATTTTATTAATTGTATTCAAGACTTTTTAGTCAATGAGAGAGGTAAAATTGAAGTTACCTCTAATGTCAATCGAATTCAAGCATTAACTGAAATAGCCGATAATGATTTGAAACAGTTTGAGAAAATTTTAGACGGAAAGATCAAAATTTCTGAATCAGCAAAACTGGAAATTTTCGAGAAAATTGGAGAAGCAAGTGGACGAGATCTTAGGATTTTAGAACAGGCAAAATATAGTGTAGCTATTTCCCTGGAATACGCTGCTGAATCTTGGAATGAATGGGTTGAAGAATTACAAGACCGTATAGCTAAAAAAGCTGATACATGGACATCAGAACATTCACCTTTTGTAGATAAGGAGAAAGTTTTACAGGATTACTGCGAACAATTTACTCAAGATATTTCTGAAGAAATACAAAATTGGATTGATGACTTACAATCAGAAATTTTATCCCAACAGGTAAAAGAGCTAAATAACCTAATTCATTCCGAATTAGAAGCGATTAGAATAGATTTACAAAAATTGGGTAATCAGCTAGGAACCAATTTAGATGAACAATTTACTAGCAGCATGGCGAGTAATATTCGAGCTAATAATTTGGGAATTAACTCTTTCAGGGCTGGTAGCAAAAATGATGATGAGGGTGGATTCAATATGTTTGGTAGTTTGGGAGCAGGTGGATTAACTACAGGTGCATTACTTGGCATTTTAGGCTTAGGATTTATCCCTGCACTGCTCGTTGGAGGTCTAGCGGCTGTCATTGGAGGTTTTTTATTTGGTGGGCCAGATGAAAATGAGGTTTATAATCAGTGTAAGTGGCAGGTATATGACTTAGGTTTTAAAAAGTTTTTTGAGTCTGAAGAAGAAACTTTTAATACAATTATTGAAAATATTGAATTAGTTTATCAAGAACGATATCTTGTCTTTGCTGATTTTATTGAGCAAGCAATGGCACTCTATGAAAATTTGATTGAGCAACAAGAAGAAGCTCATACTAAGACTTTAGAGGAAAAAGAAAAAACTATTGTTTGGATTAATGAACAACACCAAAAACTCAAAAAAATTCAAAATGAACTCAATGCTATTGTTACTGAAGTTAACCGTTAA
- the aroA gene encoding 3-phosphoshikimate 1-carboxyvinyltransferase translates to MQGTIVTTENTETEQILTIQPPKSGLCLQGRIRIPGDKSISHRALMLGALAKGVTTIEGLLLGADPRSTAQCFTCLGAEISELNSERIEVKGIGLGNLQEPTEVLDAGNSGTTLRLMLGILASHPGKFFTVTGDSSLVRRPMSRVTKPLQQMGANIWGRQGGSYAPLAVQGQALRPIHYFSPIASAQVKSCILLAALMTEGETTVTEPALSRDHSERMLRAFGANLTVEPDTHSVIVKGPAELHGQHVVVPGDISSAAFWLVAASIVPGSELVVENVGVNPTRTGILEALEKMGANLQLENQRVVAGEPVADIRVKSSALKACEIGGDIIPRLIDEIPILAVAAAFAEGKTIIKDAEELRVKESDRIAVMATQMSQLGAKITERPDGLEITGGFPLTGTEVDSDTDHRIAMSLAIAGLNAQGKTTIHRAEAAGISYPNFVATLSQICTV, encoded by the coding sequence ATGCAAGGGACTATCGTAACAACAGAAAATACAGAAACTGAGCAAATATTAACAATACAACCCCCAAAATCGGGCTTATGCTTACAAGGACGAATTCGCATTCCTGGGGATAAGTCAATTTCCCATCGAGCCTTAATGTTAGGAGCCTTAGCAAAGGGTGTTACCACTATTGAAGGCTTATTATTAGGCGCAGACCCCCGCAGTACCGCCCAATGTTTTACTTGCTTAGGGGCGGAAATTTCTGAGTTAAATTCAGAACGGATAGAAGTTAAAGGTATTGGACTGGGTAATCTTCAAGAACCCACTGAAGTTTTAGATGCCGGAAATTCCGGTACAACCCTGCGGTTAATGTTAGGAATTCTCGCTTCTCACCCTGGAAAATTTTTTACCGTCACCGGAGATAGTTCTTTAGTTCGTCGTCCCATGTCCCGTGTTACGAAACCCTTACAACAAATGGGGGCTAATATTTGGGGTCGTCAAGGGGGGTCTTACGCGCCTTTAGCGGTTCAAGGTCAAGCTTTGCGTCCTATTCATTATTTTTCCCCTATTGCTTCGGCGCAGGTCAAATCTTGTATTCTATTAGCTGCGTTAATGACGGAAGGAGAAACAACGGTAACAGAACCCGCTCTTTCACGGGATCATAGTGAACGAATGTTAAGAGCTTTTGGCGCTAATTTAACCGTTGAACCGGATACTCATAGTGTAATCGTTAAAGGGCCAGCAGAACTGCACGGTCAGCACGTTGTAGTTCCGGGGGATATTAGTTCGGCGGCGTTTTGGTTAGTGGCGGCGTCAATTGTTCCAGGGTCAGAATTAGTGGTAGAAAATGTCGGAGTCAACCCCACTCGCACGGGAATATTAGAAGCTTTAGAAAAAATGGGGGCGAATTTACAATTAGAAAATCAACGGGTTGTTGCGGGGGAACCTGTGGCGGATATTCGAGTTAAATCTAGTGCGTTAAAAGCGTGTGAAATTGGCGGGGATATTATTCCTAGATTAATTGATGAAATCCCAATTTTAGCGGTGGCTGCGGCGTTTGCAGAGGGGAAAACAATTATTAAAGATGCAGAAGAATTGAGGGTTAAAGAAAGCGATCGCATTGCCGTGATGGCGACTCAAATGAGTCAACTGGGGGCGAAGATTACTGAACGTCCCGACGGGTTAGAAATTACCGGGGGTTTTCCTTTAACGGGGACAGAAGTTGATAGCGATACGGATCATCGCATTGCGATGAGTTTAGCGATCGCGGGTTTAAATGCTCAAGGAAAAACCACCATTCACCGAGCAGAAGCAGCCGGAATTTCTTATCCTAATTTTGTCGCAACCTTAAGCCAAATTTGTACCGTTTAA
- a CDS encoding helix-turn-helix domain-containing protein, whose amino-acid sequence MITAEKYMQLLQDFPPRPINSEEDFEATQAVINRLLDKPELTPEEEDYLDVLGALVSEYENQQEDLIPDIYGVELLKVLMAERKLKQKDLVSIFKTESIVSDVLNEKRQLTTRHIQELSKFFHFSPAVFFPNLK is encoded by the coding sequence ATGATAACAGCAGAAAAATATATGCAACTCCTCCAAGATTTTCCTCCTCGTCCCATTAACTCTGAAGAAGATTTTGAAGCAACTCAAGCTGTGATTAACAGATTACTAGATAAACCCGAACTCACCCCAGAAGAAGAAGACTATTTAGATGTTTTGGGTGCATTAGTGTCTGAGTATGAAAATCAACAAGAAGATCTGATTCCTGATATTTATGGTGTGGAACTTTTAAAGGTTTTAATGGCAGAACGCAAACTCAAACAAAAAGATCTGGTTTCTATCTTTAAAACTGAATCTATTGTCTCTGATGTTCTCAATGAAAAACGCCAACTTACAACTCGCCATATTCAAGAATTATCAAAGTTTTTTCATTTTTCCCCTGCCGTATTTTTTCCTAATTTAAAATAG
- a CDS encoding FGGY-family carbohydrate kinase, with amino-acid sequence MVNFYIGIDFGTSGARSITINPQGTVVAETQFPFPRLTDSSEWISMWKTALFEVIQQIPLHFRRQIDAIAINGTSATVLLCDQNGIPVDSPILYNDSRGITVMELLKTIAPSEHPVISATSSLAKLIWWLTVDNRDIKKQPSTPFYFLHQADWLGFLLHGKLGISDYHNSLKLGYDVENLTYPNWLINGLQSLINLEVLKLPDVVTPGTPIRNITPEIAEQLQLPKTCIICAGTTDSIAAFVASGAKLPGEAVTSLGSTLVLKLLSHTPVNNTKYGIYSHRLGDLWLTGGASNTGGAVLRQFFSDRELENFSRQINPNFNSNLDYYPLIKKGDRFPINDPELLPRLQPRPNNPVEFLQGLLEGIAKIEAQGYQLLQQLGAPPITQVYTAGGGAKNQTWTAIRQRYLNVNMVQSIHTEAAYGSALLALNGGRWV; translated from the coding sequence ATGGTTAATTTTTATATCGGGATTGATTTTGGCACATCCGGCGCTCGCTCAATCACGATTAATCCTCAAGGGACAGTGGTGGCTGAAACTCAATTTCCTTTTCCCCGGTTAACAGACTCTTCGGAATGGATATCGATGTGGAAAACGGCTCTATTTGAAGTGATTCAACAAATTCCGTTACATTTTCGCCGTCAAATTGATGCGATCGCTATTAATGGAACCTCCGCTACTGTGTTACTTTGCGATCAAAATGGCATACCCGTAGATTCCCCAATTCTATACAATGATAGCCGAGGGATCACGGTCATGGAATTGTTAAAAACCATCGCGCCTTCTGAGCATCCGGTTATCAGTGCTACCTCCAGTTTAGCTAAACTCATCTGGTGGTTAACGGTTGATAATAGAGACATCAAAAAACAACCCTCTACTCCCTTTTATTTTCTCCATCAAGCCGACTGGTTAGGATTTTTACTGCATGGAAAATTGGGGATTAGTGATTATCACAATAGTTTAAAATTAGGTTATGATGTAGAAAATTTAACCTATCCAAATTGGTTAATTAACGGTTTACAATCCCTGATCAATTTAGAAGTATTGAAACTTCCTGATGTGGTTACCCCAGGAACCCCAATTAGAAACATTACCCCGGAAATTGCCGAACAGTTACAGTTACCAAAAACCTGTATTATTTGTGCAGGAACGACCGATAGTATAGCCGCTTTTGTAGCCAGTGGGGCAAAGCTTCCAGGGGAAGCGGTGACATCTTTAGGTTCAACTTTAGTCTTAAAACTTCTCAGTCATACTCCTGTAAATAATACTAAATATGGGATTTATAGCCATCGCTTAGGTGATTTATGGTTAACAGGAGGTGCTTCTAATACCGGAGGTGCGGTCTTACGCCAATTTTTTAGTGATAGGGAACTGGAAAATTTCAGCCGTCAAATTAACCCTAATTTTAATAGTAACTTAGATTATTATCCTTTAATTAAAAAAGGCGATCGCTTCCCCATTAACGACCCCGAATTACTTCCCCGTCTTCAACCTCGTCCCAATAATCCCGTTGAATTTTTACAAGGTTTATTAGAAGGTATAGCCAAAATTGAAGCTCAAGGTTATCAACTTTTACAACAACTCGGAGCCCCGCCCATAACTCAAGTTTATACCGCCGGAGGAGGGGCAAAAAATCAGACTTGGACAGCTATTCGTCAGCGTTATTTAAACGTTAATATGGTTCAATCTATTCATACAGAAGCTGCTTATGGAAGTGCGTTACTTGCCCTTAATGGAGGACGATGGGTATAG